The sequence TGGAGGCCGACGTCGCCGACGAGGCGGGCGAGCTGGGGTTCTTCTCCCCGCACAGCTGGCAGCCGCTCTCGCTGGCCATCGGTGGCGCGCTCGCCTTCATGGGAGTCGTCTTCGGCTGGTGGCTCATGTACTTCTCCGCCCCGGTCATCCTGATCGGCCTGTGGGGCTGGGTGTACGAGTACTACCGCGGTGAGAACCAGAACCAGTAGCACCGCTCGCGCGGCCGCGTCGCGCACCACTTGGGGCCCGGACACCTCTTCGGAGGAGTCCGGGCCCCTCGTTTGCAGTCATCCCGCGCGCCGTATTTGTCATACCTTCATAGCGTTGGCCCCATGAAGCACACACCGCGTCTTTGGACGGTACTCAGCTGCTCCCTGCTGGTCGCGTCCCTCGGGGCCGGCGCCACCGCATGCGGGTCCGGCGACAACCCGCTGTCCGCCCGCCCGTACGACGCGGGCGATCAGGTCGCCTTCAACCAGGCCGCGGGCAGCCGCCCCGTGGACCCCAACCGCCCCCTCGAAGTCACCGCCAAGAGCGGCGAGGGCCGGATCACCGACGTGAGCGTCGTGGACACCCACGGACGCCGCCTGGCGGGCGAACTCACCGCCAAGGGCGACCGCTGGCACAGCACCACCCCGATGGCCTCCGGGGTCCGCTACACGGTCACCGTGAGCACCGAGGACGAGCGGGGCGCTCCGGGGCAGCGCACGCTCACCTTCGACACGACCCCCTCCAAAGGGGTCCTCCAGGTCGAGTTCGGCCCGGAGGAGGGCAAGTACGGCGTCGGACAGCCCCTCACCGCCGACCTCAACGAGCCCGTCAAGGACAAGGCCGCCCGCGCGATCGTGGAGCGGGGCCTGATCGTCGACACCCCTCCCGGGGTCGTGGGCGCCTGGCACTGGGTGGACGACAAGACGCTCCACTACCGCCCCAAGGACTACTGGCCCGCCAACACCGAGATCTCCGTACGGAGCAACCTCGAAGGCATCAAGATCACCGACGAGCTCCGCGGAGCCGCCGCCAAGCCGTTGAAGCTGGAGATCGGGGACCGGGTCGAGGTCACCACCGACGCCTCCTCGCACTGGCTCACGTTCCGGCGCAACGGAGAAGTGATCAGTTCCATTCCGGTGACCACCGGAAAGCCCGGCTTCTCCACCCGCAACGGAATCAAGGTGGTGCTCGGGAAGCAGTACTACGTGCAGATGCGCGGCGACACCGTGGGCATCGGCGGCAGCGAGTACTACAACCTGCCCGTCTACTGGGCCACCCGTGTCACCTGGAGTGGTGAATACGTCCACGCCGCGCCGTGGTCCATCGACTCGCACGGCTACGCCAACGTCAGCCACGGCTGCACGGGCATGAGCACCGGCAACGCCGCCTGGTTCTACGAGAACATCACCGAGGGCGACATCGTCCAGGTGATCAACAGTATCGGCGACGACATGGACATCTTCGGCAACGGCTTCGGCGACTGGAACATGGACTGGAAGGACTGGCGCGAAGGCAGCGCCCTGCTGAAGGGCACTCAGGAGGGCCGCAGCACCGTCGACCAGGCCCGCCTGCGCCCCACCGTCTAGTCCGGGGCCCCGTACGGCCTCAGGAGTGCCCTGAGGCCGCAGGGAGGCCTGTCAGGCGTCCAGGGACAGCCGGGCCCGCAGAAGGCCCGCCAGGGCCTCCGCGAACTCCACAGGATCCACCGGAAGGGTGACGGCCGCGTCCGCGCGGCTCCACGTGGCCAGCCAGGCGTCCTGGGGGCGCCCCATCAGCAGCAGCACCGGCGGGCAGCGGAAGATCTCGTCCTTGAGCTGCCGGCACACCCCCATGCCCCCGGCAGGAACCGCCTCGCCGTCCAGCACGCACACGTCGATGCCGCCCGCGTCCAGCTCGGACAGGACCGCCGGAAGGGTCGCGCACTCCAGGAACTCCACCGGCGGCAGGTCCGCGGCCGGCCTGCGACCGGCCGCCAGCCGCACCTGCTCCCGGGTGCTCGAGTCGTCGCTGTAGACCAGAACCCGCGCAGTCGCCCGCATTTCGTTCCTCCACGTGGCCGTGAATCACGCTCTCGATGCGCGGATGCTACTCCGTCCGACCCCATGTCAACATCGGTTCGGACAGCATCGCCAGGATGCTTCCGAGGCCCGTCTGATGGGCCGTTCGGGCCTTGCACACGCCCCGGACACTCCGAACGGCACCCCCCAGGGTGAGGGCGGGATAAGCGACCGACATAATGTCGGTCGTGGCGACAGCAACGACAGTAGATACCGGGCACGCGCACCCGACGGTCAACAGGCCGAACCTCGTCAGCGTCGGAACCATCATCTGGTTGAGTTCCGAGCTGATGTTCTTCGCGGCCCTCTTCGCGATGTACTTCACCCTGCGATCCGTGATGGGCGCCGAGTACTGGACAGCCGAGGCCTCGGCCTTGAACCTGCCCTTCTCGGCGACGAACACCACGATCCTGGTGCTTTCCTCGCTCACCTGCCAGCTCGGCGTATTCGCCGCCGAGCGCGGTGACGTGAAGAAGCTCCGGACGTGGTTCATCATCACGTTCGTCATGGGTGCGATCTTCATTGGCGGCCAGGT comes from Streptomyces sp. NBC_01408 and encodes:
- a CDS encoding cytochrome c oxidase subunit 4, whose protein sequence is MKIQGKMFLWLSFFVLIMAVVYGVWSKEPVGTTALFLTFGLTVMIGYYLAFTAKRVDEMAQDNLEADVADEAGELGFFSPHSWQPLSLAIGGALAFMGVVFGWWLMYFSAPVILIGLWGWVYEYYRGENQNQ
- a CDS encoding Ig-like domain-containing protein; the encoded protein is MKHTPRLWTVLSCSLLVASLGAGATACGSGDNPLSARPYDAGDQVAFNQAAGSRPVDPNRPLEVTAKSGEGRITDVSVVDTHGRRLAGELTAKGDRWHSTTPMASGVRYTVTVSTEDERGAPGQRTLTFDTTPSKGVLQVEFGPEEGKYGVGQPLTADLNEPVKDKAARAIVERGLIVDTPPGVVGAWHWVDDKTLHYRPKDYWPANTEISVRSNLEGIKITDELRGAAAKPLKLEIGDRVEVTTDASSHWLTFRRNGEVISSIPVTTGKPGFSTRNGIKVVLGKQYYVQMRGDTVGIGGSEYYNLPVYWATRVTWSGEYVHAAPWSIDSHGYANVSHGCTGMSTGNAAWFYENITEGDIVQVINSIGDDMDIFGNGFGDWNMDWKDWREGSALLKGTQEGRSTVDQARLRPTV
- a CDS encoding heme-copper oxidase subunit III, producing the protein MSVVATATTVDTGHAHPTVNRPNLVSVGTIIWLSSELMFFAALFAMYFTLRSVMGAEYWTAEASALNLPFSATNTTILVLSSLTCQLGVFAAERGDVKKLRTWFIITFVMGAIFIGGQVFEYTELVKHEGMSLSSGPYGSVFYLTTGFHGLHVTGGLIAFLLVLGRTYAAKRFTHEQATSAIVVSYYWHFVDVVWIGLFATIYLIK